Proteins from a single region of Gordonia hongkongensis:
- a CDS encoding AMP-binding protein, with protein sequence MISQLRDRVTTQMWLVRTLVRSGFLGSLRVDRYVRMGLNLRRHGGASPVSGIGLAAARDPHGLALIDEAGQLTWRELDARCDALAVGLRDLPGTTVGTVAILCRNHRGLIEALAATSRLGADAVLLNTGFAGPQLADVLEREQADVLIADDEFDTVVEGAAQRLPELRRIRAWTEYESSQGVTVNGLIGANRGARPARPDRAGRIVLLTSGTTGTPKGARRGGSTDVASLAAMLDRIPWRAGESIVIAAPVFHAWGFGQVAIAATMTCTMIMRRRFDPVATLDMVRDHGATGLAVVPVMLERITDLPDDVLDDHPMPTLRFATASGSRMRSDALVAFLDRYGDVVYNSYNATEAGLITTATPTDLRTAPETAGRPLAGTSVRILDDDDREVPVGEVGRIVVANNSGFDGYTSSDTKAFSDGHMVSGDVGRFDENGLLFVVGRDDEMIVSGGENVYPLEVELVIGALDEVVEVAVTGVDDDRFGQRLVAHVVRAPEAEIGAEDIQRHVREQLAGFKVPRDVHFLDELPRNATGKILKRELPSAPSTERKVS encoded by the coding sequence GTGATCTCGCAACTCCGCGATCGCGTCACCACACAGATGTGGCTCGTTCGCACCCTCGTCCGCAGCGGCTTTCTCGGTTCGCTCCGGGTCGATCGCTATGTCCGCATGGGGCTCAACCTCCGTCGGCACGGCGGCGCCTCGCCGGTGAGCGGGATCGGCCTCGCCGCGGCGCGCGACCCCCACGGACTCGCCCTCATCGACGAGGCGGGACAACTCACCTGGCGCGAGCTCGATGCCCGCTGTGACGCGCTCGCCGTCGGTCTGCGCGATCTACCCGGCACGACCGTCGGCACCGTCGCCATCCTCTGCCGCAACCACCGCGGTCTCATCGAGGCGCTCGCCGCGACGTCCCGGCTCGGTGCCGACGCGGTACTCCTCAACACCGGGTTCGCCGGACCCCAGCTCGCCGACGTCCTCGAACGTGAACAGGCAGACGTGCTCATCGCCGACGACGAGTTCGACACCGTCGTCGAGGGCGCGGCGCAACGACTTCCGGAACTGCGGCGCATCCGTGCATGGACGGAGTACGAGTCGTCGCAAGGTGTCACCGTCAACGGACTGATCGGCGCGAATCGCGGCGCGCGACCCGCGCGGCCCGATCGTGCCGGCCGGATCGTGTTGCTGACCTCGGGAACCACCGGAACGCCCAAGGGTGCGCGCCGAGGCGGAAGCACCGACGTGGCGTCCCTCGCCGCGATGCTCGACCGGATTCCCTGGCGCGCAGGCGAGTCCATCGTCATCGCGGCCCCGGTCTTCCACGCATGGGGTTTCGGGCAGGTGGCCATCGCGGCGACGATGACGTGCACTATGATCATGCGCCGTCGCTTCGATCCCGTGGCGACGCTCGACATGGTCCGCGACCACGGGGCCACCGGCCTCGCCGTGGTTCCGGTGATGCTCGAACGCATCACGGACCTCCCCGACGACGTCCTCGACGACCACCCGATGCCGACACTGCGCTTCGCCACCGCGAGCGGATCGCGGATGCGCTCCGACGCTCTCGTCGCATTCCTGGACCGGTACGGCGACGTGGTCTACAACAGCTACAACGCCACCGAGGCGGGTCTCATCACCACCGCCACCCCAACCGATCTGCGCACCGCGCCGGAGACCGCCGGGCGGCCGCTCGCGGGTACGAGTGTTCGCATCCTGGACGACGACGACCGCGAGGTCCCCGTCGGCGAGGTCGGGCGCATCGTGGTCGCGAACAACTCCGGGTTCGACGGTTACACCAGCTCGGACACCAAGGCATTCAGCGACGGACACATGGTGTCGGGCGATGTCGGCCGCTTCGACGAGAACGGGCTGCTGTTCGTCGTCGGCCGCGACGACGAGATGATCGTCTCCGGTGGGGAGAACGTGTATCCCCTCGAGGTCGAGTTGGTCATCGGGGCTCTCGACGAGGTGGTCGAGGTCGCGGTGACCGGGGTCGACGACGACAGGTTCGGCCAGCGTCTCGTCGCCCATGTGGTGCGAGCACCGGAGGCCGAGATCGGCGCCGAGGACATCCAGCGGCACGTGCGAGAACAGCTCGCCGGGTTCAAGGTCCCCCGCGACGTCCACTTCCTCGACGAACTGCCGCGCAATGCCACCGGCAAGATCCTCAAACGCGAACTCCCGTCCGCCCCGTCGACCGAACGAAAGGTGAGCTGA